In Pseudomonas sp. PDM14, a genomic segment contains:
- a CDS encoding Ig-like domain-containing protein, which produces MKADLSRSTDQPGKHYRSVRMQQGRVQLDADWNEQQDILNRRIETEARDSIGASGVPITTPGFLLTGNGQNIDVSAGHLYVGGLLCDNPTACKLVGKRAGLAEEQGQPDLHGRISPVLAPGSSLLALPPAAAVEQAAIRVYDNGVAQAPENGRYLAYLEAWLRHVSALEDGLIREVALGGPDSATRDQLVWQIKLLKVGTVGEAINCLSDIAAWKTLVDAPTGKLAARAEPGTPPKDPCLLTPEAGYQRLENQLYRVEIHEDGVAPAKRRYKWSRDNGAIVTRLTGWLNDPAADEIEVASIGRDAYLGISAGCWLEIFNDEHEQTGRSGPLVPVLKTEGNRVTLDLDNATESLTAGLFAHNPRVRRWDGVALLETVNANVSANVGWAELEDGVEVRFLAGSFRVGDFWTIPARTATAGIEWPQAAGKPQFVAPQGVLRAFTRLALLDCQAGNWTRSSDCRAKFPALTELTNLHYVGGDGQQVMPNPSGSVRVKLPSPVQVAVYNGQFPVVGAEVRFTAPKGLLQNGTLTAVASTNDDGIASVDWFLSSAVAELDQTCTAELLQGGAPAVGRFNEIHFSARLAIASQVAYDPTKCADMKAAGISTVQAALDSLCQRNHQGGCCISVGKDGEFPTLDRALQMLLKKGERDICLCLLPGDHVLDELVVEGANETNLMVHGAGPASRLRIKARAFALSKFAAVSLRDFDIVCEDSVPCVIGLRGIDLLDLRDMRIEGLSEPGASLLQIQACAQVALSSLRLRAGQPNVTGGPLKQPGFALLLADAQGDIRLNDSEISGRISVYGESVSSDMLNRDVLKRLADLKLKSRGRLYLSNNQLGELRLADDVLAELSKPSGASQPKLPSVFQRVIANDNALPRPPLQLLAVQVALHQNSWQPAHGQAGMVIAEEGKYIGNFCRVEAQLLSAGHSPEQSCNGALQVV; this is translated from the coding sequence ATGAAAGCCGATCTTTCCCGTTCCACCGACCAGCCCGGCAAGCACTACCGCAGTGTGCGCATGCAGCAGGGTCGGGTTCAGCTGGATGCCGACTGGAACGAACAGCAGGACATCCTCAATCGCCGGATCGAAACCGAGGCCCGCGACAGCATTGGCGCCAGTGGTGTACCCATCACCACGCCAGGGTTCCTGCTGACGGGCAACGGCCAGAACATCGATGTGTCCGCCGGCCACCTGTACGTCGGCGGCCTGCTCTGCGACAACCCGACAGCCTGCAAGCTGGTCGGCAAGCGAGCCGGGCTGGCGGAGGAACAGGGACAGCCCGATCTGCATGGGCGCATCTCGCCGGTGCTGGCACCTGGCAGCAGCCTGCTGGCGTTGCCACCCGCCGCCGCTGTCGAGCAGGCGGCCATCCGGGTCTACGACAACGGTGTGGCGCAAGCCCCGGAAAACGGTCGTTATCTGGCGTACCTGGAAGCCTGGCTGCGTCATGTCAGTGCCCTGGAGGACGGGCTGATCCGCGAGGTTGCCCTCGGTGGGCCGGATAGCGCCACGCGTGACCAACTGGTGTGGCAGATCAAGCTGCTCAAGGTTGGTACCGTGGGGGAGGCCATCAACTGCCTGTCCGATATCGCTGCCTGGAAGACTCTCGTCGACGCGCCCACGGGCAAGCTGGCCGCGCGAGCCGAGCCGGGTACACCGCCCAAGGACCCCTGCCTGCTGACGCCGGAGGCGGGCTATCAGCGCCTGGAAAACCAGCTGTACCGGGTGGAGATCCATGAAGACGGCGTGGCGCCCGCCAAGCGGCGCTACAAGTGGTCGCGCGACAACGGTGCCATCGTCACGCGCCTGACCGGCTGGCTGAACGACCCAGCGGCCGACGAGATCGAGGTCGCCAGTATCGGTCGCGATGCTTACCTGGGCATCAGCGCTGGCTGCTGGCTGGAGATCTTCAATGACGAACACGAACAGACCGGGCGCAGTGGTCCGCTGGTGCCGGTGCTCAAGACCGAGGGCAATCGCGTCACCCTTGATCTCGACAATGCCACCGAGTCTCTCACCGCGGGATTGTTTGCGCACAATCCGCGGGTGCGACGCTGGGATGGCGTGGCGCTGCTGGAAACCGTCAACGCCAACGTCAGTGCCAATGTCGGCTGGGCCGAACTGGAGGATGGTGTCGAGGTGCGCTTTCTTGCCGGCTCCTTTCGCGTCGGCGATTTCTGGACCATTCCGGCGCGTACCGCCACCGCCGGTATCGAGTGGCCGCAGGCCGCTGGCAAGCCACAGTTCGTCGCGCCGCAGGGCGTGCTACGGGCCTTCACCCGTCTGGCATTGCTTGACTGCCAGGCGGGCAACTGGACGCGCAGCAGCGACTGTCGGGCGAAGTTTCCGGCACTCACCGAGCTGACTAACCTGCATTACGTCGGTGGCGATGGGCAGCAGGTCATGCCTAATCCGTCGGGCTCCGTTCGGGTCAAGCTGCCTTCGCCAGTGCAGGTGGCGGTGTACAACGGCCAGTTCCCGGTGGTGGGGGCCGAGGTGCGCTTCACCGCACCGAAGGGACTGCTGCAGAACGGTACGCTGACGGCGGTTGCCAGCACCAATGATGACGGCATCGCCAGCGTGGACTGGTTCCTCAGCAGCGCGGTCGCCGAGCTGGACCAGACCTGCACTGCCGAACTGCTGCAGGGCGGCGCGCCGGCAGTGGGGCGCTTCAACGAAATCCACTTCTCTGCGCGCCTGGCCATCGCCAGCCAGGTGGCCTACGACCCGACCAAGTGCGCCGACATGAAGGCCGCCGGCATCAGCACCGTGCAGGCCGCGCTGGATTCGCTGTGCCAGCGCAATCACCAGGGTGGCTGCTGCATCTCGGTGGGCAAGGATGGCGAGTTTCCGACCCTCGACCGCGCGCTACAGATGCTGTTGAAAAAGGGCGAGCGCGATATCTGCCTGTGCCTACTGCCGGGGGATCACGTCCTGGATGAGCTGGTAGTCGAGGGCGCCAACGAAACCAACCTGATGGTGCACGGCGCGGGACCGGCCAGCCGCTTGCGGATCAAGGCCCGGGCGTTCGCGTTGAGCAAGTTCGCCGCGGTGAGCCTGCGTGATTTCGACATCGTTTGCGAGGACAGCGTGCCCTGCGTGATCGGCCTGCGCGGCATCGACCTGTTGGACCTGCGTGACATGCGCATCGAGGGCTTGAGCGAGCCCGGCGCGAGCCTGCTGCAGATCCAGGCGTGCGCTCAGGTGGCACTCAGCAGCCTGCGGCTGCGTGCCGGTCAGCCGAACGTCACGGGTGGGCCGTTGAAACAGCCGGGCTTCGCCTTGCTGTTGGCCGACGCTCAGGGTGACATCCGTTTGAATGACAGCGAAATCAGTGGGCGCATTTCCGTCTATGGCGAATCGGTGAGCAGCGACATGCTCAATCGCGATGTGCTCAAGCGTCTGGCCGATCTGAAGTTGAAGAGCAGGGGGCGCCTGTACCTGAGCAACAACCAGCTGGGCGAGCTGCGTCTGGCCGATGACGTGCTGGCGGAACTGAGCAAGCCCTCGGGTGCCAGTCAGCCGAAACTGCCCAGTGTCTTCCAGCGCGTGATTGCCAATGACAACGCCTTGCCACGCCCGCCCCTGCAGTTGCTGGCCGTGCAGGTGGCGCTGCACCAGAACTCGTGGCAGCCGGCACACGGCCAGGCGGGTATGGTGATCGCCGAGGAGGGCAAGTACATCGGCAATTTCTGTCGGGTAGAAGCCCAGTTGTTGAGCGCCGGGCATTCCCCTGAGCAGTCCTGTAACGGCGCACTGCAGGTGGTATAG
- a CDS encoding putative baseplate assembly protein — translation MTTSDCGCCSGIKALTPVDGSNPPGQDALRYRVGSHARFRETQLAALAARPALQALTTRDADDPALALLDAWSGVLDVLSFYQERVINEGFLRTATERRSVLELGRAIGYELRPGVAASTYLAFTLETAPGAPAATFIDAGHKSQSVPAQDEQAQVFETLEPLHARAAWNALQVVNQDRVLPYWGGRTLYLRGQATQLQPGDALLIVGEERQKQPGNENWDFRRVRRLQLVAPSEPSADPQAGYTVVTLDRPFGSVAPPVQPSRLNPRCYALRSKVALFGQAAPNWHAMPQSLRAVFLEKPDNTAVPITGSGNGQWPNFSISGVSGSGSGSDYAIHLDGSYPKLVAGSWLVLSNPDYEEVYQVLANAEDGRAAFTLGGKATRLSIRGENLTEKFDDRLRDTAVYGESVELPWATRPRSGLVEGNLLHLASLQPELKAGRWLALSGLTVADTRDNRKARKRLRDGDHLAALEIERDAQHARITFTDGARFVVSLLGVAEVVRIRRNDGIDGLTRLELEEALIHSYLPLTLRINANVAPASHGDSRQMQIQAEVLGSGDGSRAFQRFLLRQKPLTYVSATTPTGTASTLEVRVDGVRWHEAPRISALAADASAYLLRRADDGAVTVQFGDGQHGRRLPSGQMNVEARYRVGIGAAGNVAAGSISLLLNRPLGLKEVINPVAASGGADPEGRDQARHNAPLTVLALERIVSLRDFEDFAAAFAGIGKAQAVWLWNGEGRLVHLTVIGLDGEDIRLDSTLYRNLAAAIDQVRPTHQPLRLEAGVRLGFGVRAKLRVHPDYLGETVLAEVRAALTAAFGFAARGYGQSLSGSEVVAVMQRVPGVERVDLDRLRLHDGLSTRSVAGPDGRLRARGARWDNGRIEPAQLLLIDMADVQIEELSQ, via the coding sequence ATGACAACCAGCGATTGCGGCTGCTGCAGCGGAATCAAGGCGCTGACCCCGGTGGATGGCAGCAACCCACCGGGCCAGGATGCGTTGCGCTATCGCGTTGGCAGCCATGCGCGCTTTCGCGAAACCCAGCTCGCCGCGCTGGCTGCCAGGCCGGCGTTGCAGGCGCTGACCACGCGCGATGCCGATGACCCGGCACTGGCGTTGCTCGATGCCTGGTCCGGCGTGCTCGACGTGCTCAGCTTCTACCAGGAACGCGTGATCAACGAAGGCTTTCTGCGCACCGCCACCGAACGCCGCTCGGTGCTCGAACTGGGGCGGGCCATCGGCTACGAGCTGCGGCCTGGGGTGGCGGCTTCGACCTACCTGGCCTTCACCCTGGAAACCGCGCCGGGGGCGCCGGCTGCTACCTTCATCGATGCCGGGCACAAGAGCCAGAGCGTGCCAGCGCAGGATGAGCAGGCGCAGGTCTTCGAAACCCTCGAACCGCTGCACGCGCGGGCCGCGTGGAATGCGCTGCAGGTGGTCAACCAGGATAGGGTACTGCCGTACTGGGGCGGCCGCACGCTGTACCTCCGCGGCCAGGCCACGCAGCTGCAACCCGGTGATGCGTTGTTGATCGTCGGTGAGGAGCGGCAGAAACAGCCCGGCAACGAGAACTGGGATTTTCGCCGGGTGCGTCGGTTGCAACTGGTCGCGCCCAGCGAACCTTCGGCCGACCCGCAGGCCGGCTACACCGTGGTGACCCTCGATCGGCCATTCGGCTCGGTGGCACCACCGGTGCAGCCCAGCCGGCTCAACCCGCGCTGCTATGCCCTGCGCAGCAAGGTCGCGCTGTTCGGCCAGGCGGCACCCAACTGGCATGCGATGCCGCAGAGCCTGCGCGCGGTGTTCCTGGAAAAGCCGGACAACACCGCCGTACCGATCACCGGCAGCGGCAATGGACAGTGGCCCAATTTCAGCATTAGCGGTGTGTCCGGCAGTGGCTCGGGCAGCGACTATGCGATCCATCTCGACGGCAGCTACCCGAAGCTGGTGGCGGGCAGCTGGCTGGTGCTGTCCAACCCGGACTACGAGGAGGTCTATCAGGTGCTGGCGAATGCCGAGGACGGGCGCGCCGCGTTCACCCTCGGCGGCAAGGCCACACGCCTGAGCATCCGTGGCGAGAACCTGACTGAGAAATTCGATGATCGCCTGCGCGACACGGCGGTGTACGGCGAGTCGGTGGAGCTGCCCTGGGCCACGCGGCCGCGCTCGGGGCTGGTGGAGGGCAACCTGCTGCATCTGGCCAGCCTGCAGCCGGAGCTGAAGGCGGGCCGTTGGCTGGCGCTCAGCGGCCTGACCGTGGCGGATACGCGCGACAACCGCAAGGCCCGCAAACGCCTGCGCGATGGCGACCACCTGGCTGCGCTGGAAATCGAACGCGATGCCCAGCATGCGCGCATCACCTTCACCGATGGCGCGCGTTTCGTCGTCAGCCTGCTCGGCGTCGCCGAGGTGGTACGCATCCGCCGCAACGACGGTATCGACGGCCTCACTCGCCTGGAACTGGAAGAGGCGCTGATCCACAGCTACTTGCCTCTGACCCTGCGCATTAATGCCAATGTCGCTCCGGCCAGCCACGGCGACAGCCGGCAGATGCAGATCCAGGCGGAAGTGCTCGGCAGTGGCGACGGCAGCCGCGCCTTCCAGCGCTTCCTGCTGCGGCAGAAGCCGCTCACCTACGTTTCCGCCACCACGCCGACCGGCACCGCCAGCACCCTGGAGGTGCGCGTGGATGGCGTGCGCTGGCACGAGGCGCCGCGCATCAGCGCCCTGGCCGCAGACGCCAGCGCCTACCTGCTGCGTCGCGCCGACGATGGCGCGGTCACCGTGCAGTTCGGCGATGGCCAGCACGGCAGGCGCCTGCCCAGTGGGCAGATGAATGTCGAGGCGCGCTATCGCGTGGGAATCGGCGCGGCGGGCAACGTGGCGGCGGGGAGCATCAGCCTGCTGCTCAACCGCCCGCTGGGCCTCAAGGAAGTGATCAACCCGGTGGCGGCCAGTGGCGGGGCCGACCCGGAGGGCCGCGACCAGGCACGGCACAACGCACCGCTGACCGTGCTGGCGCTGGAGCGGATCGTCTCCCTGCGCGACTTCGAGGATTTCGCCGCGGCGTTCGCCGGCATCGGCAAGGCTCAGGCCGTGTGGTTGTGGAATGGCGAAGGGCGTCTGGTGCACCTGACGGTGATCGGGCTGGATGGCGAGGACATCCGCCTCGACTCGACCCTCTACCGCAACCTGGCGGCGGCCATCGACCAGGTGCGCCCGACGCACCAGCCGCTGCGTCTGGAGGCCGGCGTGCGCCTGGGCTTCGGTGTCCGCGCCAAGCTGCGGGTGCATCCCGATTATCTCGGCGAAACGGTACTGGCCGAGGTGCGCGCGGCCCTGACCGCCGCGTTCGGATTTGCCGCGCGTGGTTACGGCCAGTCGCTCAGCGGCAGCGAGGTGGTGGCGGTGATGCAGCGCGTGCCGGGTGTGGAACGTGTCGATCTCGACCGTTTGCGCCTGCACGACGGCTTGAGCACCCGCAGCGTCGCCGGCCCCGACGGTCGCCTGCGGGCGCGTGGGGCGCGCTGGGACAACGGGCGGATCGAGCCGGCGCAGCTGCTGCTGATCGACATGGCCGATGTGCAGATCGAGGAGCTGAGCCAGTGA
- a CDS encoding putative baseplate assembly protein, with translation MKRQFRSDKPHRVNLLRQLDPPTLNGIDYLEVTSSDQRSLRVVFVHPLSGITKANCRISGGVRITGIGIDSISIAANRLNLKVSQAGDFSWYQFELIDPADPDSVPAGFDPCLSSVRFSFKAQCPSEFDCAEEHSCPPAQFDEPQLDYLSKDYGSFRRLMLDRMGQLIPAFRQRHPADFSVALVEMLAHVGDQLSYQQDAVATEAYLGTARRRVSLRRHARLLDYPIHDGCNARVYVHLNVLAGADGQVLAARTPLLTRGREAGPVLARGVLDSLPDGETQVFESLHDLRLQSAHNRIRIHHWGDPGFCLGKGETAAALVEDAELKLTPGMLLVFEEVLSPTTGRAADADRRHRHAVRLLSVTPGFDPLTGTALRLVRWHSEDALPFMLCVSAEFELGGDTEVREIAVARGNVLLADHGLSRLLEPLQPAQTSAERFRPRLREPGIAHAEPYRHATALAQNWSAQRSLRQDPRQALPANLELIEDDPQQAGYQADEEATPWLPRRDLLGSDRFAREFVVETEADGMVYLRFGDNRFGRRPEPGSHLLASYRQGGGSQGNVGAQSICRMVCTDVAIAPFIESLSNPLAAVGGAEAESSDAIKLYAPEAFRNQERAVTEADYARVAELHPQVQRAAARLRWTGSWYSMYISLDRRGGLPLDDAFRNEMRLHLERYRLAGYDLDLSEPLYVPLDVELVVCVLPGYFAAAVKRALLERLGSGQDELGQRGFFHPDHFSFGQPLALSRLIEAAQSVTGVASLEVKRFQRWGKVANGERQEGLLKVGVLEVLRLDNDPNFPENGRLQLTLRGGL, from the coding sequence ATGAAACGCCAGTTCCGCTCCGACAAGCCGCACCGCGTCAACCTGCTGCGCCAGCTCGACCCGCCCACGCTCAACGGCATCGACTACCTGGAGGTGACTTCCAGCGACCAGCGCAGCCTGCGCGTGGTGTTCGTCCACCCGCTGAGCGGCATCACCAAGGCCAATTGCCGCATCAGTGGCGGTGTGCGCATCACCGGGATCGGCATCGACAGCATCAGCATCGCGGCCAATCGCCTCAACCTCAAGGTGTCCCAGGCCGGCGATTTCTCCTGGTACCAGTTCGAGCTGATCGACCCCGCCGACCCGGACAGCGTACCGGCCGGCTTCGACCCGTGCCTGTCCAGCGTGCGCTTCAGCTTCAAGGCGCAGTGCCCGTCCGAGTTCGACTGCGCCGAGGAACACAGCTGCCCGCCCGCGCAGTTCGATGAGCCGCAGCTCGACTACCTGAGCAAGGACTACGGCAGTTTTCGCCGCCTGATGCTCGACCGCATGGGCCAGCTGATTCCCGCCTTCCGCCAGCGTCATCCGGCGGATTTCAGCGTGGCGCTGGTGGAGATGCTCGCCCATGTCGGCGACCAGCTCAGTTACCAGCAGGACGCCGTGGCCACCGAGGCCTACCTGGGCACGGCGCGGCGGCGGGTATCGCTGCGCCGCCATGCACGCTTGCTCGACTACCCGATCCACGACGGCTGCAACGCCCGCGTGTACGTGCACCTGAACGTCCTTGCGGGTGCCGATGGGCAGGTGCTGGCGGCGCGCACGCCGTTGCTCACCCGCGGTCGCGAGGCGGGCCCGGTGCTGGCGCGCGGCGTGCTGGACAGCCTGCCGGATGGCGAAACCCAGGTCTTCGAGAGCCTGCATGACCTGCGCCTGCAGTCCGCGCACAACCGTATCCGCATTCATCACTGGGGCGATCCCGGGTTCTGCCTGGGCAAGGGCGAGACCGCCGCCGCGCTGGTCGAGGATGCCGAGCTCAAGCTCACTCCGGGCATGCTGCTGGTCTTCGAGGAAGTGCTCAGCCCGACTACCGGCCGGGCCGCGGATGCCGACCGCCGCCATCGCCATGCGGTGCGCCTGCTGAGTGTGACGCCAGGCTTCGACCCGCTGACCGGCACGGCGCTGCGCCTGGTGCGTTGGCACAGCGAGGACGCATTGCCGTTCATGCTCTGCGTCAGCGCCGAATTCGAATTGGGTGGCGACACCGAGGTGCGCGAAATCGCCGTGGCGCGGGGCAACGTGCTGCTCGCCGATCATGGCCTTAGTCGCCTGCTGGAGCCCCTGCAGCCGGCGCAGACCAGTGCCGAGCGGTTTCGCCCGCGTCTGCGCGAGCCGGGCATCGCCCATGCCGAGCCCTACCGCCACGCCACGGCGCTGGCGCAGAACTGGTCGGCGCAGCGCAGCCTGCGGCAGGACCCGCGGCAGGCGCTGCCGGCCAATCTGGAATTGATCGAGGATGATCCGCAACAGGCCGGTTACCAGGCCGACGAGGAGGCGACGCCGTGGCTGCCGCGCCGCGATCTGCTCGGCAGCGACCGTTTCGCCCGCGAGTTCGTGGTCGAGACCGAAGCCGACGGCATGGTCTACCTGCGCTTCGGCGACAACCGCTTCGGCCGGCGTCCCGAGCCGGGCAGCCATCTGCTGGCGAGCTACCGCCAGGGTGGTGGTAGCCAGGGCAACGTCGGTGCGCAGAGCATCTGCCGCATGGTCTGCACGGACGTGGCGATCGCTCCTTTCATCGAGTCGCTGAGCAACCCGCTGGCCGCGGTCGGTGGCGCCGAGGCGGAGAGCAGCGACGCGATCAAGCTGTACGCGCCGGAAGCGTTCCGCAACCAGGAACGCGCGGTCACCGAAGCGGATTACGCCCGGGTGGCCGAGCTGCATCCGCAGGTGCAGCGGGCCGCCGCGCGCCTGCGTTGGACCGGTAGCTGGTACAGCATGTACATCAGCCTCGACCGCCGTGGCGGCCTGCCGCTGGACGACGCGTTCCGCAACGAGATGCGCCTGCACCTGGAGCGCTATCGCCTGGCCGGCTATGACCTCGACCTCAGCGAGCCGCTCTACGTGCCGCTGGATGTGGAGCTGGTGGTCTGCGTGTTGCCCGGTTACTTCGCCGCAGCGGTCAAGCGGGCGCTGCTCGAACGCCTGGGCAGCGGCCAGGACGAACTGGGCCAGCGCGGCTTCTTCCACCCCGACCATTTCAGCTTCGGCCAGCCCCTGGCGTTGTCACGCCTGATCGAGGCGGCGCAGTCGGTCACCGGTGTCGCCTCCCTGGAAGTGAAGCGCTTCCAGCGCTGGGGCAAGGTCGCCAACGGCGAGCGCCAGGAAGGCCTGCTCAAGGTCGGCGTGCTGGAAGTGCTGCGCCTGGACAACGACCCCAATTTTCCCGAGAACGGCCGCCTGCAGCTGACCCTGCGCGGTGGCCTGTGA
- a CDS encoding GPW/gp25 family protein: MALDFPFRIDSRGRSAEVDGDAHIRDMIEQVLFTVPGERVNRPDFGCGLLQLVFAPNSDALSAALQMTVQGSLQQWLGELIEVEEVRVDNLDARLQVTVQYIVRRDRERQLASFERRLG; this comes from the coding sequence ATGGCCCTCGACTTTCCCTTTCGCATCGACTCGCGTGGGCGCAGCGCCGAGGTCGACGGTGATGCGCATATCCGCGACATGATCGAGCAGGTGCTGTTCACCGTGCCGGGCGAGCGGGTCAACCGCCCGGACTTCGGCTGCGGCCTGCTGCAGCTGGTGTTCGCGCCGAACAGCGATGCCCTGTCCGCGGCCCTGCAGATGACCGTGCAAGGCTCGCTGCAGCAGTGGCTCGGCGAGCTGATCGAGGTCGAGGAGGTGCGCGTCGACAACCTCGACGCGCGCCTGCAGGTGACCGTGCAGTACATCGTCCGGCGCGACCGCGAGCGGCAGCTGGCCAGTTTCGAGCGGAGGCTGGGATGA